Proteins encoded within one genomic window of Candidatus Limnocylindrales bacterium:
- a CDS encoding SPOR domain-containing protein, with product MATRQRRQLQLTGFEMALIAVSFVLTVTAVFFLGLFVGKKNASYHASTEERVARIPVDDFTKYKRPAPIERPEKKPPPVEEASAASPEPAHASAGAAKAPIEAPASTAAAPAAAPAGAPVAVAAAPSAAAATPAAASAPAAVPASADAKKKSPEELAAEAAAAKEAAKAKELAAAKEAKEKEKQKAKELAAKEAEADTGRGYTVQILSTRKQGEADALVSKLKAHGYAAYIKKVSEGEGAWYRVRVGSYGAFGEARGMADKCRRDLGLGQAFVSTE from the coding sequence ATGGCAACGCGGCAGAGGCGACAGCTCCAGCTCACCGGATTCGAGATGGCGTTGATTGCGGTCAGCTTCGTGCTGACCGTAACCGCAGTGTTCTTCCTCGGGCTGTTCGTCGGCAAGAAAAACGCCAGCTACCACGCTTCCACCGAAGAACGGGTCGCCCGCATCCCGGTCGACGATTTCACGAAGTACAAACGCCCGGCGCCGATCGAGCGGCCGGAGAAGAAGCCGCCGCCGGTCGAAGAGGCATCGGCCGCATCGCCCGAGCCTGCGCATGCGTCTGCCGGCGCTGCCAAGGCGCCGATCGAAGCGCCAGCGTCTACGGCCGCAGCTCCTGCTGCCGCTCCTGCCGGGGCGCCCGTCGCAGTCGCTGCTGCACCGTCTGCCGCCGCAGCGACGCCTGCTGCTGCTTCCGCGCCCGCCGCCGTGCCGGCCTCCGCGGACGCAAAGAAGAAGTCACCGGAAGAGCTGGCCGCCGAGGCCGCTGCTGCCAAGGAAGCCGCGAAAGCGAAGGAGCTCGCGGCCGCCAAGGAAGCCAAGGAAAAGGAAAAGCAGAAGGCGAAGGAGCTAGCCGCCAAGGAAGCCGAGGCCGACACCGGCCGCGGCTACACAGTGCAGATCCTGTCGACCCGCAAGCAGGGCGAAGCCGACGCGCTCGTCTCCAAGCTGAAAGCACACGGCTACGCGGCGTACATCAAGAAAGTCAGCGAAGGCGAGGGCGCCTGGTATCGCGTGCGCGTCGGAAGCTACGGTGCGTTCGGCGAGGCGCGCGGCATGGCCGACAAGTGCCGGCGCGACCTCGGGCTCGGTCAGGCTTTCGTCAGCACCGAATAG
- a CDS encoding RCC1 domain-containing protein: MTTTRRIILVVAVMLACRQADAAAPSCLAASVASGPAAMCALREDGVASCWDDAESYTQIRQRALGQFTQISVGYDRSCGLRRDGTVACWYHYDFIHSESPAPAPEGRFSMLAVEPMCGHYAESLCLGLRDDGTLVQWVADDPAAISSPLAGTFVEWQGPCGLRSDGTVECIDGWTAPDGHFTSLGKGELLSRCGIRDDRAIACWTKNASIESPFPPGEYDDVAMAYQNAGCALEKNGTVICRNGDMDVPFPAGTYRDITTAPLPGSMRICALREDGDLVCLGGSNVQGEFGLPYQAPVIGSFTHVAGGGDANHRAFGCVLDSEGEISCWGNLGQYAPYPPPAGPFDQISLGTYYMCGRRPDHSVECWSSVHTDHSPQGSFRQISVSFFDFACGVRDDGKVTCWRADTGEQLDGPGGQFTEVAAGGLFSCGLRPNGDAQCWTHPFTDDPANPVVPPGPFVHIAGAGNQVGGDTYVCGLRPGGGIECWGDGLLALLNPPHGEYQSITAGAEFACALRTDGEVDCWGAEVFTNAPKGPFVEITAGYRHTCAMKTNGSFECWGHDATASFCASDAACGDGEAAFPEQCDDGESNDVGQPCTNDCEIVRCGRPVSIRAEKPRTSDALFVLLAATGAHSCAAAVCDVDRSSSITASDALRVLRAAVGLGDELTCL, from the coding sequence ATGACGACCACTCGCAGGATCATTCTTGTTGTCGCGGTGATGCTCGCGTGTCGACAGGCGGACGCGGCCGCGCCGTCGTGCCTTGCGGCGAGCGTCGCGAGCGGGCCCGCTGCGATGTGTGCGCTGCGCGAGGATGGCGTCGCTTCGTGCTGGGATGACGCGGAATCCTATACGCAGATCCGTCAGCGTGCACTCGGCCAGTTCACGCAGATCTCCGTCGGATACGATCGAAGCTGCGGCCTTCGCAGGGACGGAACCGTCGCATGCTGGTACCACTACGACTTCATCCATTCGGAATCGCCGGCGCCGGCGCCCGAGGGAAGGTTCTCCATGCTCGCAGTCGAGCCGATGTGCGGTCACTACGCGGAATCCCTGTGCCTGGGCCTTCGCGACGACGGCACGCTCGTTCAGTGGGTCGCCGACGATCCCGCTGCAATCTCGAGCCCGCTCGCCGGAACCTTCGTCGAGTGGCAGGGGCCGTGCGGCCTCCGTTCCGACGGAACGGTCGAGTGCATCGACGGATGGACGGCGCCCGACGGACACTTCACGTCGCTGGGCAAGGGTGAGCTGCTATCGCGTTGCGGCATTCGCGATGACCGGGCGATCGCGTGCTGGACAAAGAATGCGAGCATCGAGTCGCCATTTCCTCCGGGCGAGTACGATGACGTTGCAATGGCGTACCAGAATGCCGGCTGCGCTCTCGAGAAAAACGGCACAGTCATCTGCCGGAACGGAGATATGGACGTTCCATTTCCGGCCGGAACTTATCGCGACATCACCACTGCACCGCTGCCGGGCTCGATGCGCATCTGTGCGCTCCGTGAAGATGGTGACCTCGTGTGCCTCGGCGGCTCGAACGTGCAGGGCGAATTCGGATTGCCGTACCAGGCTCCCGTCATCGGTTCTTTTACGCACGTCGCCGGCGGAGGCGATGCCAATCACCGCGCGTTCGGCTGCGTGCTCGACTCGGAAGGTGAAATTTCGTGTTGGGGCAACCTCGGCCAGTACGCGCCGTATCCTCCGCCCGCAGGACCGTTCGACCAGATTTCTCTCGGCACGTACTACATGTGCGGACGCAGGCCCGACCACAGTGTCGAGTGCTGGTCTTCCGTTCACACAGACCACTCGCCGCAAGGCTCATTCCGGCAGATCTCCGTAAGCTTCTTCGACTTCGCGTGCGGCGTCCGCGACGACGGAAAAGTCACCTGCTGGCGCGCCGATACAGGCGAGCAGTTGGACGGTCCCGGCGGGCAGTTCACCGAGGTTGCCGCCGGCGGCCTGTTCAGCTGCGGACTCAGGCCGAACGGCGATGCGCAGTGCTGGACGCATCCATTCACCGATGACCCGGCGAATCCCGTCGTTCCACCCGGGCCTTTCGTGCACATTGCCGGCGCGGGCAATCAGGTCGGCGGCGATACCTACGTCTGCGGCCTGCGTCCCGGCGGCGGGATCGAATGCTGGGGCGACGGACTGCTCGCTCTGCTCAATCCGCCGCATGGAGAATACCAATCGATTACGGCCGGCGCCGAGTTCGCGTGCGCGCTTCGGACAGACGGAGAAGTCGACTGCTGGGGCGCCGAGGTTTTTACCAACGCACCAAAAGGACCGTTCGTCGAGATCACCGCGGGCTACCGGCACACGTGCGCGATGAAGACCAACGGCAGCTTCGAATGCTGGGGCCACGATGCGACCGCATCGTTCTGCGCAAGCGATGCGGCGTGCGGCGACGGCGAGGCCGCGTTTCCCGAACAGTGCGACGACGGCGAGAGCAACGACGTCGGCCAGCCGTGCACGAACGATTGCGAGATCGTCCGCTGCGGCCGGCCGGTCAGCATCCGTGCGGAGAAGCCGCGCACCAGCGATGCACTGTTCGTGCTGCTCGCAGCCACCGGGGCGCACAGCTGCGCGGCGGCAGTGTGCGACGTCGACCGCAGCTCTTCGATCACCGCGAGCGATGCGCTGCGCGTGCTGCGCGCGGCGGTCGGGCTTGGCGACGAGCTCACCTGTCTATAA
- the secY gene encoding preprotein translocase subunit SecY, which translates to MYSGFQNLPRIPELRRRLGFTLMILAVYRLAVAVPTPGINGEALADYFHTASASVFDMVNLFSGGALERFSVCALGIMPYISSSIILQLMTMVVPALERLSKEGEQGRRRITQYTRYGTVVLAFVQGFFISLGLEQITSPTGAGIVYEGGWAFRLLTMTTLTSGTVFLMWLGEQISERGIGNGISMIIFAGIIANLPSAIGHTLEFARQGELSPFKLIAVGVVIIATIGAVIFVERGQRRIPVQYAKRVVGRRMMSAQATHLPLKINMAGVIPPIFASSLLIFPGTIAQFTPYEPVKQMATLISPGSLLYNLLYIGAIIFFAYFYTAVTFDPNNVAENLQKGGGFIPGIRPGKRTAEYIDHILTRLTISGALYIAAICVLPTLLIQQFNVPFFFGGTSLLIVIGVAIDTVAQMQAHLIQRNYDGFLKKGNLRGRR; encoded by the coding sequence ATGTACTCAGGCTTCCAGAATCTTCCCCGCATCCCGGAGCTCCGGCGGCGTCTCGGCTTTACGCTGATGATCCTGGCCGTCTACCGGCTCGCGGTGGCGGTTCCGACGCCTGGCATCAACGGCGAGGCGCTGGCGGATTATTTCCACACCGCGTCGGCCAGCGTGTTCGACATGGTGAACCTGTTTTCGGGCGGCGCGCTCGAGCGGTTCAGCGTGTGCGCGCTCGGCATCATGCCGTACATCTCGTCGTCGATCATCCTGCAGCTCATGACGATGGTCGTGCCGGCTCTCGAGCGGCTGTCGAAGGAAGGCGAGCAGGGGCGCCGGCGCATCACGCAGTACACGCGCTACGGCACCGTGGTGCTCGCGTTCGTGCAGGGCTTCTTCATCTCGCTCGGCCTCGAGCAGATCACCAGCCCGACCGGTGCAGGCATCGTCTATGAGGGGGGCTGGGCTTTCCGGCTGCTCACGATGACTACGCTGACTTCGGGCACCGTGTTCCTCATGTGGCTCGGCGAGCAGATTTCCGAGCGCGGCATCGGCAACGGGATCAGCATGATCATCTTTGCCGGTATCATCGCGAACCTTCCGTCGGCGATCGGGCATACGCTCGAGTTTGCGCGCCAGGGCGAGCTCAGCCCGTTCAAGCTGATCGCGGTCGGCGTCGTGATCATTGCGACCATCGGCGCGGTCATCTTCGTCGAGCGCGGCCAGCGCCGCATTCCCGTGCAGTACGCCAAGCGCGTCGTCGGCCGCCGCATGATGAGCGCGCAGGCCACGCACCTGCCGCTCAAGATCAACATGGCCGGCGTCATTCCGCCGATCTTCGCGTCGTCGCTGCTGATCTTCCCGGGCACGATCGCGCAGTTCACGCCGTACGAGCCGGTCAAGCAGATGGCCACGCTGATCTCGCCCGGCAGCCTGCTGTACAACCTGCTCTACATCGGCGCGATCATCTTCTTCGCGTACTTCTACACGGCGGTCACGTTCGACCCGAACAACGTGGCGGAGAACCTCCAGAAGGGCGGCGGGTTCATCCCCGGCATCCGGCCCGGCAAGCGCACGGCCGAGTACATCGACCACATCCTGACGCGCCTGACGATCAGCGGCGCGCTGTACATTGCGGCCATCTGCGTGCTGCCGACGCTGCTGATCCAGCAGTTCAACGTGCCATTTTTCTTCGGCGGAACGTCGCTCCTGATCGTGATCGGCGTTGCGATCGATACGGTGGCGCAGATGCAGGCGCATCTGATTCAGCGCAACTACGACGGATTCCTCAAGAAGGGGAATCTGCGCGGAAGGCGGTAA
- the rpsM gene encoding 30S ribosomal protein S13, with amino-acid sequence MARIAGVDLPRNKRMEIALTYIYGIGRTASLKILTAARVDPAKKSDELTDGEINSIRGAIDSIAKVEGDLRREVAMNIKRLMDLGCYRGVRHRKGLPVNGQRTHTNARTRKGPRVAIAGKKKATKK; translated from the coding sequence ATGGCACGAATTGCTGGAGTCGATCTGCCGCGCAACAAGCGCATGGAAATCGCTCTGACCTACATTTACGGCATCGGCCGCACGGCGTCGCTCAAGATCCTGACGGCGGCGCGCGTCGATCCCGCCAAGAAGAGCGACGAGCTGACGGACGGCGAGATCAACTCGATCCGCGGCGCGATTGATTCGATCGCCAAGGTCGAAGGCGACCTGCGGCGCGAAGTGGCGATGAACATCAAGCGCCTGATGGACCTCGGCTGTTACCGCGGCGTCCGTCACCGCAAAGGCCTGCCGGTCAACGGACAGCGCACGCATACCAATGCCCGCACCCGCAAGGGACCGCGGGTCGCGATTGCCGGCAAGAAGAAAGCGACCAAGAAGTAG
- the rpsK gene encoding 30S ribosomal protein S11, producing MATRQQATAATRKKKSRRVPPEGVAHIQASFNNTMVTLTDPQGNVVSWASAGQTGFKGSRKGTPFAAQQAAEKAGRTAVDMGMRTVTVLVRGPGAGRESAVRALGAAGLQVMAIKDVTPIPHNGCRPPKKRRV from the coding sequence ATGGCGACCAGACAGCAAGCGACCGCAGCCACCAGAAAGAAGAAGAGCCGCCGCGTACCGCCGGAAGGCGTGGCGCACATCCAGGCGAGCTTCAACAACACGATGGTCACGCTCACCGATCCGCAGGGCAACGTCGTATCGTGGGCAAGCGCCGGACAGACCGGCTTCAAGGGCTCGCGCAAAGGCACGCCGTTTGCCGCACAGCAGGCCGCCGAGAAGGCGGGCCGCACGGCTGTCGACATGGGCATGCGCACGGTGACCGTGCTGGTGCGCGGCCCCGGCGCGGGACGCGAGTCTGCGGTTCGTGCGCTCGGCGCAGCGGGCCTTCAGGTGATGGCAATCAAGGACGTGACACCGATTCCGCACAACGGATGCCGCCCGCCCAAAAAGCGGCGCGTCTGA
- the rpsD gene encoding 30S ribosomal protein S4, whose translation MARYTDPVCRLCRREGMKLFLKGDRCYTDKCAIERRNYPPGQHGQGRRRKVSEYAVQLREKQRLKRMYGLMESQFRKYFEMAEVSRDITGEVLLSLLERRLDNMVYRLGMASSRAEARQLIRHRHFTVNGQRVDIPSFLTKTGDAIIVREKSREKDVFKKAIEISQRRGVPDWLELDAAAFAGKVKRLPAREELTMPINERLVVELYSK comes from the coding sequence ATGGCACGTTATACAGACCCAGTTTGCAGGCTCTGTCGCCGGGAAGGGATGAAGCTCTTCCTCAAAGGCGACCGTTGCTACACCGACAAGTGCGCGATCGAGCGGCGCAACTATCCGCCCGGCCAGCACGGCCAGGGCCGCCGCCGCAAGGTGTCGGAGTACGCGGTGCAGCTTCGCGAGAAGCAGCGCCTGAAGAGAATGTACGGCCTGATGGAGAGCCAGTTCCGCAAGTACTTCGAGATGGCCGAAGTTTCGCGGGACATCACCGGCGAGGTCCTGCTGTCGCTGCTCGAAAGGCGGCTCGACAACATGGTCTACCGGCTCGGCATGGCGAGCTCGCGCGCGGAAGCGCGCCAGCTCATCCGCCACCGGCATTTCACCGTCAACGGCCAGCGCGTCGACATCCCGTCGTTCCTTACCAAGACGGGCGACGCGATCATCGTGCGTGAAAAGAGCCGCGAGAAGGACGTCTTCAAGAAGGCGATCGAAATCTCGCAGCGACGTGGCGTTCCCGATTGGCTCGAGCTCGACGCGGCTGCCTTCGCCGGCAAGGTCAAACGCCTGCCGGCACGCGAAGAGCTGACCATGCCGATCAACGAGCGCCTGGTCGTCGAACTTTACTCGAAGTGA
- the rplQ gene encoding 50S ribosomal protein L17, which produces MRHRNSGRKLSRNSSHRHALMRNMVTSLIEHGSIRTTDAKAKELRRWADRMVTLGKAGTVAARRRARAFVQTDAAVSKLFAEVAPRFANRAGGYTRIIKIGQRMGDAAPISIIEFTELAPAAPKPIKKTKAAPAAAAAG; this is translated from the coding sequence ATGAGACATCGCAATAGTGGCCGCAAGCTCAGTCGCAACTCGTCGCATCGGCACGCGCTGATGCGCAACATGGTCACGTCACTGATCGAGCACGGCAGCATCCGCACGACCGACGCCAAGGCGAAGGAGCTGCGCCGCTGGGCCGATCGCATGGTCACGCTCGGAAAGGCGGGTACGGTGGCGGCACGCCGCCGCGCGCGCGCGTTCGTGCAGACGGACGCGGCCGTTTCCAAGCTGTTTGCCGAAGTGGCGCCGCGCTTTGCCAACCGGGCGGGCGGCTACACGCGCATCATCAAGATCGGACAGCGGATGGGCGACGCCGCCCCGATCTCGATCATCGAGTTCACCGAGCTCGCGCCGGCGGCACCGAAGCCGATCAAGAAGACCAAGGCCGCACCGGCCGCAGCTGCGGCAGGCTGA
- the argS gene encoding arginine--tRNA ligase, whose translation MKARLRGLIDRALADARAAGELASTETPEYVVEVPREEGHGDLATNVAMMLAKPERKSPRAIADIVARHLARAELVDRAESAGPGFLNVTFADAAWRTRLLEILSAGDEFGQTGGGRGKRIQVEFCSANPTGPLHIGHGRGAATGDGIARLLEATGYDVEREYYINDAGVQMERIGRSVFYRYLELLGRRSPDDFPEDCYPGDYVTIYAQEIIDVDGERWAGLPEPEVVAYFGKRAGDAMLEKIREDLAIFGVEFDNFTSERELAESSRVLDAIEELRSRGHVYDEGGATWMRTTAFADDKDRPVIKSDGSLTYFASDICYHREKMKKGFDRLIDVWGADHHGYISRTRASLQALGYDADRLRVVLVQMVSLSRDGQPVRMGKRSGEFITLRDVLDEVGPDLARFFFLSRRSDAHLDFDLELARRQTAENPVFYVQYAHTRIAGIFRQVAEKDLAVPDASDESVAALGHPDEIAMVKLLAEFPEIVAGAAEALEPHRVIFYAQKVAGEFHRFYSKHRFVSEDAATTGARLLLARAVGQVLGRALRLVGIAAPERM comes from the coding sequence ATGAAAGCTCGCCTGCGAGGTCTCATCGACCGTGCTCTCGCCGACGCACGCGCGGCCGGCGAGCTCGCGTCCACCGAAACACCCGAATACGTCGTCGAGGTTCCCCGCGAGGAGGGTCACGGCGATCTTGCGACCAACGTCGCGATGATGCTCGCGAAGCCGGAGCGCAAGTCTCCGCGCGCGATCGCCGACATCGTCGCCCGTCATCTGGCCAGAGCCGAGCTCGTCGACCGTGCCGAAAGCGCGGGCCCGGGCTTCCTCAACGTCACGTTCGCCGACGCCGCATGGCGCACGCGCCTTCTCGAAATCCTGTCGGCCGGTGATGAGTTCGGCCAGACGGGCGGCGGACGCGGAAAGCGCATTCAGGTCGAGTTCTGCTCGGCCAATCCGACCGGGCCGCTGCACATCGGGCACGGCCGCGGCGCAGCAACCGGCGACGGCATCGCGCGGCTTCTCGAAGCCACCGGCTACGACGTCGAGCGCGAGTACTACATCAACGACGCCGGCGTGCAGATGGAGCGCATCGGCCGCTCCGTGTTCTATCGTTACCTCGAGCTTCTCGGCCGGCGCAGCCCGGATGATTTTCCCGAAGACTGTTATCCCGGCGACTACGTGACGATCTACGCGCAGGAGATCATCGACGTCGACGGCGAACGCTGGGCCGGGTTGCCCGAGCCGGAAGTCGTCGCGTATTTCGGCAAGCGCGCCGGCGATGCGATGCTCGAGAAGATCCGCGAGGACCTTGCGATCTTCGGCGTCGAGTTCGACAACTTCACGAGCGAGCGCGAGCTCGCCGAGTCGAGCCGAGTCCTCGACGCGATCGAAGAGCTGCGCTCGCGCGGCCACGTCTACGACGAGGGCGGCGCGACGTGGATGCGCACGACCGCGTTCGCCGATGACAAGGACCGCCCGGTCATCAAGAGCGACGGCTCGCTCACGTATTTCGCGAGCGACATCTGCTACCACCGCGAAAAGATGAAGAAGGGCTTCGACCGGCTGATCGACGTGTGGGGCGCCGACCATCACGGCTACATCTCGAGGACGCGCGCGTCGCTGCAGGCGCTCGGCTACGACGCCGATCGCCTGCGCGTCGTTCTGGTGCAGATGGTCAGCCTGTCGCGCGATGGCCAGCCGGTGCGCATGGGCAAGCGCAGCGGCGAGTTCATCACGCTGCGCGACGTGCTCGACGAGGTCGGTCCGGACCTGGCCCGCTTCTTCTTCCTGTCGCGACGGTCGGACGCGCACCTTGATTTCGACCTCGAGCTGGCGCGCCGCCAGACCGCCGAGAACCCCGTGTTCTACGTGCAGTACGCGCACACCCGCATTGCGGGCATCTTCCGCCAGGTGGCCGAGAAGGACCTTGCGGTTCCGGATGCGTCCGATGAGAGCGTCGCGGCCCTCGGCCATCCCGACGAGATCGCAATGGTCAAGCTGCTGGCCGAATTTCCGGAGATCGTGGCCGGTGCGGCAGAAGCACTCGAGCCGCATCGTGTGATATTCTATGCGCAGAAAGTCGCCGGCGAGTTCCACCGCTTCTACTCGAAACACCGTTTCGTAAGCGAGGACGCGGCCACGACCGGGGCGCGGCTGCTGCTCGCAAGGGCCGTCGGCCAGGTTCTCGGCAGGGCACTGAGACTGGTCGGGATCGCGGCGCCCGAGCGGATGTAG
- a CDS encoding adenylate kinase — translation MRVVLVGPPGSGKGTQGDLLQKRLAVPHISSGDLLRESASTGATEGLKAKEFMDRGQLVPDELVIGLIKSRVSAPDCKKGFVLDGFPRNPAQAEKLQEVLGNGGVDHVVALEVPEQTIVGRLGGRRTCSVCGRLYHVKFNPPRVEGRCDNCGGELFVREDDRETTVRERLAVYTRQTEPLMGYYAGRGLLRRIDGAASTEQVTERIMAVVRGCDD, via the coding sequence ATGCGTGTGGTGCTCGTCGGACCTCCCGGAAGCGGCAAGGGCACGCAAGGCGATCTGCTTCAGAAGCGGCTCGCGGTGCCGCACATCTCGTCCGGAGACCTGCTGCGGGAATCGGCATCGACGGGCGCGACCGAAGGCCTGAAGGCCAAGGAGTTCATGGATCGCGGGCAGCTCGTTCCCGATGAGCTCGTGATCGGACTGATCAAGTCGCGGGTATCCGCGCCGGACTGCAAGAAGGGGTTCGTGCTCGACGGGTTTCCGCGCAATCCGGCGCAGGCCGAGAAGCTCCAGGAGGTTCTCGGCAACGGAGGCGTCGACCACGTGGTCGCGCTCGAGGTGCCGGAGCAGACAATCGTAGGGCGGCTCGGCGGCCGCCGCACGTGCAGCGTATGCGGCCGGCTGTACCACGTGAAGTTCAATCCGCCGCGCGTCGAGGGCCGCTGCGACAACTGCGGCGGAGAGCTCTTCGTGCGCGAGGACGACAGGGAAACGACGGTGCGCGAACGCCTCGCGGTGTACACGCGCCAGACAGAGCCGCTGATGGGTTACTACGCCGGCCGCGGACTGCTGCGGCGGATCGACGGCGCGGCCAGTACGGAGCAGGTGACCGAAAGGATCATGGCGGTGGTTCGTGGATGCGATGATTGA
- the map gene encoding type I methionyl aminopeptidase: MIELKTEAEIQRMRRAARITAEILAALREKARPGVTTGDLDREAARLIAKAGARSAFKNYRVGSAVFPAVLCASLNDEIVHGIPSERRELAEGDIIGLDFGVEIDGYFADSAVTVAIGKVDEESARLIEATEASLAKGIEHACEGAHLGDIGSAVQERAEAAGFSVVRDFVGHGIGRALHEDPQVPNFGKRGRGRTITAGMVLAIEPMVNAGSPAVRVDEDGWTARTADGRRSAHFEHTVAVTKRGPEILTRV; encoded by the coding sequence ATGATTGAGCTGAAGACCGAAGCGGAGATCCAGCGCATGCGACGTGCAGCGCGCATCACCGCGGAGATTCTGGCGGCCCTTCGGGAGAAGGCGCGTCCCGGAGTCACCACCGGCGACCTCGATCGGGAAGCGGCACGACTGATCGCGAAGGCCGGAGCGCGCTCGGCGTTCAAGAACTACCGCGTCGGAAGCGCGGTGTTTCCCGCGGTGCTGTGTGCATCGCTGAACGACGAGATCGTCCACGGCATTCCGTCCGAAAGGCGGGAGCTCGCCGAGGGCGACATCATCGGTCTCGACTTCGGTGTCGAGATCGACGGTTACTTCGCGGACTCGGCCGTGACGGTGGCGATCGGAAAAGTCGACGAGGAGTCGGCGCGGCTGATCGAGGCAACCGAAGCGAGCCTTGCCAAGGGCATCGAGCACGCGTGCGAAGGTGCGCACCTCGGTGACATCGGCTCGGCGGTGCAGGAGCGGGCCGAGGCGGCAGGTTTTTCGGTGGTGCGCGATTTCGTAGGGCACGGCATCGGCCGCGCGCTGCACGAGGATCCCCAGGTGCCGAACTTCGGCAAGCGGGGACGCGGGCGCACGATCACGGCGGGCATGGTGCTCGCGATCGAGCCGATGGTGAATGCCGGCTCGCCGGCCGTTCGGGTCGACGAGGATGGATGGACGGCGCGAACGGCGGATGGACGCCGCTCTGCGCATTTTGAACACACGGTGGCCGTGACCAAGCGCGGCCCCGAGATCTTGACCAGAGTTTGA
- a CDS encoding DNA-directed RNA polymerase subunit alpha, which produces MLDNWKDLIRPKLDVRELNERYGRLELEPFERGFGTTIGNSLRRILLSSLKGAAITSVKIDGVLHEFSTIDGVTEDVTDIVLNLKEVRLMIHEGQRHTGIVELKGPRELKAGDLDFGPHVTVLNPDHHIATLGPNGTVRMELTARRGSGYVTADRNREEDAPVGTIHIDAVFSPVRKVNFVVSSARVGQRTDYDKLMLEVFTDGSVRPDDAVAVASRILQDQLAVFVNFDVEAIESEEAAAEVEGEQVNEGLYRCVDELDLSVRSANCLQNADIKYVGELVQRTEHEMLKTKNFGRKSLLEIKEILTGMGLSLGMRIANFPDRETLDRMRIEQDRY; this is translated from the coding sequence ATGTTGGACAACTGGAAAGATCTGATCCGACCGAAGCTGGATGTGCGCGAGCTCAACGAGCGTTATGGACGCCTCGAGCTCGAGCCGTTCGAGCGCGGTTTCGGAACCACGATCGGCAATTCGCTTCGCCGGATCCTTCTGTCGTCGCTCAAGGGCGCGGCAATCACCTCCGTGAAGATCGACGGCGTACTGCACGAGTTCTCGACGATCGACGGCGTGACCGAAGACGTCACCGACATCGTGCTGAACCTGAAAGAAGTGCGCCTGATGATCCACGAAGGTCAGCGGCACACGGGCATCGTCGAGCTGAAGGGACCGCGCGAGCTCAAGGCCGGCGATCTGGATTTCGGGCCGCACGTGACCGTGCTCAACCCGGATCACCACATCGCCACGCTCGGACCGAACGGTACGGTGCGCATGGAGCTGACGGCGCGCCGCGGCAGCGGCTACGTGACGGCCGATCGCAACCGCGAGGAAGACGCACCGGTCGGCACGATCCACATCGACGCGGTGTTCTCGCCGGTCCGCAAGGTGAACTTCGTCGTCAGCAGCGCCCGCGTCGGGCAGCGCACCGACTACGACAAGCTCATGCTCGAGGTCTTCACCGACGGCAGCGTGCGTCCGGATGACGCGGTGGCCGTGGCGTCGCGCATTCTCCAGGACCAGCTCGCCGTGTTCGTCAACTTCGACGTCGAGGCGATCGAGTCCGAGGAAGCGGCCGCCGAAGTCGAAGGCGAGCAGGTCAACGAAGGCCTGTACCGCTGCGTCGACGAGCTCGACCTCTCGGTCCGCTCGGCCAACTGCCTGCAGAACGCCGACATCAAGTACGTCGGCGAGCTGGTGCAGCGCACCGAGCACGAGATGCTCAAGACCAAGAACTTCGGGCGTAAGTCGTTGCTCGAGATCAAGGAGATCCTGACCGGGATGGGCCTCAGCCTCGGCATGCGCATCGCGAATTTCCCGGACCGGGAAACCCTCGACCGCATGCGGATCGAGCAGGACCGGTATTAG
- the rpmJ gene encoding 50S ribosomal protein L36 produces MKVRASVKPMCRDCKVIKREGKVRVVCKNPRHKQRQG; encoded by the coding sequence ATGAAAGTCAGAGCGTCGGTCAAACCCATGTGTCGCGACTGCAAAGTCATCAAGCGCGAAGGCAAAGTCCGCGTGGTCTGCAAGAACCCGCGTCACAAGCAGCGGCAAGGCTAA